In one Bordetella pertussis 18323 genomic region, the following are encoded:
- a CDS encoding C80 family cysteine peptidase, producing the protein MFASRPGPLSYAELLYSPSGCMNKHCFKLVHSPALGMLVPVHEHRTGRPLRGARRAMAVTLAVLAPAGAAAAGGIAPQGATQVAPARNGVPVIQIAAPDATGISHNRYTEFNVRQPGVVLNNSTAEGVSALAGRISGNPGLRGPARAILNEVTGVSPTTLEGALEVFGPAADVLVANPNGLTANGLSTINIRGLTLSTGRPGAGGVLDVARGRLEIGPHGVNTAGLSYFDLVARTVALHGPVGAGDGQPPADINVVAGANRYDYGRRTRLQPTGRPAAAPDASAGHAIDGSAAGAMYGRHITLVSSDAGLGARHRGLVSAAGHIAIDAAGGVSVQALAAHAASDGTAGSATIRAGGDALIGSVIAFGGDIEVRAAAGRIATHGALNAPRGRVRLQAGDALAVHGPVQAARVALATRGDASIAADLHATRDGVSLAARNATLAHARVIATPPAAQARPSTPAIDIALSGTLTLRGTLHDADGDGRRIEGTSVALANGMPVIVDTRQPQRAVPNALLASDAGLYAASQPISIRAAGLRNEGGAIDSTGTGQGHIGLRIGGPAVNLGYIATHGTLEATVDGTLENRMLLSAAALRVATHDLSNHAAMTASGPDTGTPALDLSVQHRVENAGSLLAARGALRLRGGAELSIVNQPAGFMLAHGQDIAAARLANAGTLSSTAAGTLTLAGDLENSGVLQSAHALRVQARRIASRGRLATATDGAGLTLAADENLTLAGRTSSAGALLARAGAALVNEGIVTARQDLSWRARDIVNDAAGNVVARSVDMRAGQGFDHRGAIGSVTDLVLKAARIDSAGVLRANQDIDMHADDAMRLKAGARTLAGRDLALAADQLEQSGMAQAGRTLTATAGALENDGLLDAADAKLRTTRAFVNRGQIQADMLQAQGPQIRNAGVLRTGALLALQAAGRLENTGGMAASGSLSIAAAGPFANSGTMGANGDASFALSSFANTGSISVGGDLALRLPDVELTLDADHRLPVSQGTTLLQVASLDNRARSETPGRLSVQARGAIRNQDTLAAGQGLWLESAANDIENGAGALLWSGADLRLRGTRIINREAAIIESAAGMVLDARAEIDNGLGIIRAGGDLWADAPLLRNSGRLGGRIVPAGDAAIGGGTYDHYHSAAVVWHELFTAGAAGIRVPRYDGKDVRVAQSVVQAGGNLHLNQGEQKGRQARVSNQGRIEAAGMALVDGNVDNASLHLSLSVDEYLRRPLAAPIVLRATDSRAQHVIPAFWKFHTLYEFLDFLLSNNEPRYIWGYYRTWPEWAFQTLRNLDLGYAGAPDPTAPPVPRPPVLDPQAKASTTPAAQALVAQYHKDLAEYATALEAAQRAEAIRTARQRVDGALRARYGEKLAQLETRTPEVDAAVAALAQTIFDARAKPAAEVEKLIAAALCSPRAQACAAGTARIAQLLDQASLPPRRPAVALFAQAMAAVLGPDWHGPVGHATLMARYADFKRRVATQGRAAGGELAFYPAQQTVLAGGAGLVLSGGRVTNGENVAGLLARNMTVHIGEQRIETPRGSIDAIRHPDAGPAVTVKDSIHALLENRRLFARTAPARAAAGPGGPDVPATPPGLPQPLYETRLSYLDQSHYYGSQYFFDLIRYRPDRPLRTIGDNYFETRLIREQIARAMGGHEYRNAVRGLALVQSLMDAAPLAAAELGLRVGQAPTAEQLARATRDFVWYVRETVDGQEVLVPRVYLTRATRTAASATREAGGALMASAGTVLADTGGAAIESGNAAFLGKDVILDAAGGAVRLINDKGIAGGARALGTLAIRGGDIAIQGGLLDAAQAYLTGERVSLAASARYDAHGRLVSRHDARLNGRADAAGLLYIAAKRLDSAGATLSGDHVRLEADKVRLGGLYDVDSSYSQTSRYGLGKAWWLLSSQTETATASHARFQGTTLEGAILSGRATDMDIEGSSARFQQTDLQVAHDFKARAAADYAYAERAKRVDQLFLRLSAGAGGYEAGIDLSAQGGLQAHAGRGQTAGAHASAGFESTREYERSRMTHYRNADLNFGAGLLAVGNTADLGGADINRDRYGQGASTASDAIPGDLLRIRAARVAATKYLDVTDSLTASSYLRASIDGALTSSVATAATRLGDTLAEARQENSQVHAGQMALQMAGEATQLATADTAALSISATFAAGYADSHRNTQTENTNYFGGNLDIRATEQDIDLAGTKFSGADWLALSARRDINVRAAASRYQESGEQHDLQLHQTINAGANAMQAAAGVGVTAGLSGSHMVRHGAGQTYEGSALRATQLHLQARDLNLDASMAQATRMDLHVARDLNAISRQDEQRFAQTGGNWEVSLGAAIQNRTLVAPVGTIGAGVRHEHDYQALTQNGQAGLLASQGLRATVGRDARLRGAIIADASNQGGMDIAGRIHAEALHDYRDKDGFETGASVGISSTTLNPTLSLTLGRPAVEQYRAVRQATIAMGAAPGAPRYTARGGVSGRLNTDSGQAVVVQRAERWASARTEFSFDQPSRRDKADSGSPGARPAHPGAAKAPALPLARPLTSVLAGPSSTSPTANPAAAPGIAAQPAPASPGRDAPKPDPYANRVIVQLAQDDVATQAAQALFHKHAEQSDWYRQADDGSLHPVHPLRAAAAGPTKIQLVGHGSADRQALSGHDGHAVAGIVQQLRERLPPAAALAKVALVGCDTDCASGASLRGDVAQRLAADGAQPAPAVSGYIGRLEVDAAGRKHAVAQGGLGDVDPEARAQGTQPVPRVFSHGPVNIAQSGQARQLVIDGHGSWVRPDRAVAPSYSGTVRLPAGTRMHFYSDDGQMVSAIPLRNIPDNPERAWRAQPFSERISSERIRRVANAAKVPFDVARQEFETSTQVREIAAPGTAVKNYLLTPIDPQRDAALAFHQSRSQADVDLASAAPGKGALLSDLLLAVAASGHSYPLIHYTCCRGEFQRPGSDTPSPQLPPHELLIRSWLASSAPVHALPLPPSSRGTLPGADPYALRSIVQLGTDAATARAAAALHGKHPANSNWYLQTRDGGLEPVRQAAGPAAGPHKVQFVGHGDVYHGVPLLGGNAAATLADLLNQVEQHSPAGARLDKIALVGCDTDCTGRPSLREPFRQSLAARPDAPALTVTGYIGRIDVDSAGRKRRVATGGLGDRPPADEPASPRPPAQPAAPGPGAATPSSAPSAPVAARLFTHGPITLSQSENARQLLIQGHSGWTRPPAGTSGAGEIPAGWLRLPSGTRMHFYSVDNQQTSGVPVQAIPRNPELAWLGVNCQ; encoded by the coding sequence ATGTTCGCCAGCCGCCCCGGACCACTATCGTATGCGGAGCTTCTGTATTCGCCTTCCGGCTGTATGAACAAGCATTGCTTCAAACTGGTCCATTCCCCAGCCCTCGGCATGCTGGTCCCCGTCCACGAACACCGTACCGGCCGCCCGCTGCGCGGCGCGCGGCGGGCAATGGCCGTGACGCTGGCCGTGCTCGCGCCGGCCGGCGCGGCGGCGGCGGGCGGCATCGCCCCGCAAGGCGCAACGCAGGTTGCCCCGGCCCGCAATGGCGTACCGGTGATCCAGATCGCCGCTCCGGATGCGACGGGCATTTCGCATAATCGCTACACCGAATTCAACGTACGGCAGCCGGGCGTGGTCTTGAACAACAGCACGGCCGAAGGCGTCTCCGCCCTCGCCGGCCGGATCAGCGGCAATCCCGGCCTGCGCGGGCCCGCGCGCGCCATCCTCAACGAGGTGACCGGCGTCTCGCCCACCACGCTCGAGGGCGCCCTGGAGGTATTCGGCCCGGCCGCCGACGTGCTCGTCGCCAACCCCAATGGCCTGACCGCCAATGGTCTGAGCACCATCAATATCCGGGGCCTGACCCTGTCGACCGGACGCCCGGGCGCCGGCGGCGTGCTGGACGTCGCGCGCGGCAGGCTGGAAATCGGCCCGCACGGCGTCAATACCGCCGGCCTGTCCTATTTCGACCTGGTCGCCCGCACCGTGGCGCTGCACGGGCCGGTCGGCGCCGGCGACGGCCAGCCGCCCGCCGACATCAATGTCGTGGCCGGCGCCAACCGCTACGACTACGGACGCCGGACCCGTCTGCAGCCGACCGGGCGGCCCGCCGCGGCGCCGGACGCCAGCGCCGGCCACGCCATCGACGGATCGGCCGCGGGCGCCATGTACGGACGACACATCACGCTGGTTTCCAGCGACGCCGGCCTGGGCGCGCGCCACCGCGGCCTGGTTTCGGCGGCCGGCCATATCGCCATCGACGCGGCGGGCGGCGTTTCGGTGCAGGCGCTGGCGGCGCACGCCGCCTCGGACGGCACGGCCGGTTCCGCCACGATTCGTGCCGGCGGCGACGCGCTGATCGGCAGCGTAATCGCGTTCGGCGGCGATATCGAGGTGCGCGCCGCCGCGGGCCGGATCGCGACGCACGGCGCGCTGAACGCGCCGCGTGGCCGCGTGCGGCTGCAGGCCGGCGACGCGCTGGCCGTGCACGGCCCGGTGCAGGCCGCCCGCGTTGCGCTGGCGACACGGGGCGATGCATCGATCGCCGCCGACCTGCACGCCACGCGCGATGGCGTCAGCCTGGCGGCGCGCAACGCCACGCTGGCGCATGCCCGCGTCATCGCCACGCCGCCCGCGGCGCAGGCGCGACCCTCCACACCCGCCATCGATATCGCCCTGAGCGGCACCCTGACCCTGCGCGGTACGCTCCACGACGCCGACGGCGACGGCCGGCGCATCGAGGGCACGAGCGTCGCGCTGGCCAATGGCATGCCCGTCATCGTCGACACGCGGCAGCCGCAGCGCGCCGTCCCGAACGCCTTGCTGGCCTCGGACGCCGGGCTGTACGCGGCCAGCCAACCCATATCGATCCGGGCCGCCGGGCTGCGCAACGAGGGCGGCGCCATAGACAGCACCGGCACGGGGCAAGGCCATATCGGCCTGCGTATCGGTGGCCCAGCGGTCAACCTGGGCTACATCGCCACACACGGCACACTGGAAGCGACGGTCGACGGCACGCTGGAAAACCGGATGCTGCTGAGCGCAGCCGCGCTGCGCGTGGCCACGCATGATCTGTCCAACCACGCAGCGATGACGGCCAGCGGTCCGGACACCGGAACGCCCGCGCTCGACCTCTCGGTCCAACACCGGGTGGAAAACGCCGGCTCGCTGCTGGCCGCGCGTGGCGCGCTGCGCCTGCGCGGCGGCGCCGAGCTGTCGATCGTCAACCAGCCGGCCGGCTTCATGCTCGCCCACGGCCAGGACATCGCCGCCGCCCGCCTCGCCAATGCCGGCACGCTGTCGAGCACCGCGGCCGGCACGCTGACGCTGGCGGGCGACCTGGAAAACAGCGGCGTGCTGCAAAGTGCCCATGCCCTGCGCGTGCAGGCGCGGCGCATCGCCTCGCGCGGCCGTCTCGCCACCGCGACCGACGGCGCCGGCCTGACGCTGGCCGCCGACGAAAACCTGACCCTGGCGGGCCGCACCTCCAGCGCCGGCGCGCTGCTGGCCCGGGCCGGCGCTGCGCTTGTCAATGAAGGCATCGTCACCGCCCGGCAGGACTTGAGCTGGCGCGCCCGCGACATCGTCAACGACGCGGCCGGCAACGTCGTGGCGCGATCGGTCGACATGCGCGCCGGCCAAGGATTCGACCACCGCGGCGCGATCGGCAGCGTGACGGACCTGGTTCTGAAGGCGGCGCGCATCGACAGCGCCGGCGTGCTGCGGGCCAATCAGGACATCGACATGCATGCCGACGACGCCATGCGGCTGAAGGCCGGCGCCCGCACGCTGGCCGGCCGCGACCTTGCCCTGGCCGCCGACCAGCTGGAGCAATCCGGCATGGCGCAGGCGGGACGCACCCTTACGGCCACCGCCGGCGCGCTCGAGAACGACGGTTTGCTCGACGCGGCCGACGCGAAGCTGCGAACCACGCGCGCCTTCGTCAACCGCGGCCAGATCCAGGCGGATATGCTGCAGGCGCAAGGGCCACAAATCCGCAATGCCGGCGTGTTGCGCACCGGCGCGCTGCTGGCGCTGCAGGCCGCCGGCCGGCTCGAGAATACCGGCGGCATGGCGGCCAGCGGTTCGCTGTCCATCGCGGCGGCCGGGCCCTTCGCCAATTCCGGAACGATGGGCGCGAACGGCGACGCCTCGTTCGCGCTGAGCAGCTTTGCGAACACCGGCAGCATCAGCGTCGGCGGCGACCTGGCGCTTCGCCTGCCGGACGTCGAGCTGACGCTCGATGCCGATCACCGCCTGCCCGTGTCGCAGGGAACGACGCTGCTGCAGGTCGCCAGCCTGGACAACCGCGCGCGCAGCGAGACACCGGGCCGGCTGTCCGTCCAGGCGCGCGGCGCGATCCGCAACCAGGATACGCTGGCCGCCGGCCAGGGCCTGTGGCTGGAATCCGCCGCGAACGACATCGAGAACGGCGCCGGCGCGCTGCTGTGGTCCGGCGCGGACCTGCGGCTGCGGGGCACCCGGATCATCAACCGCGAGGCGGCCATCATCGAAAGCGCCGCCGGCATGGTGCTTGACGCCCGCGCCGAGATCGACAACGGCCTGGGCATCATCCGCGCCGGCGGCGACCTGTGGGCCGATGCCCCGCTGCTGCGCAACTCGGGACGCCTTGGCGGCCGTATCGTCCCGGCAGGCGACGCGGCAATAGGCGGGGGCACTTACGACCACTACCATTCGGCGGCCGTCGTCTGGCACGAACTGTTCACCGCCGGCGCGGCGGGCATACGCGTGCCACGCTACGACGGCAAGGACGTGCGGGTCGCTCAATCCGTGGTGCAGGCCGGCGGCAATCTCCACCTCAACCAGGGCGAGCAGAAAGGCAGACAGGCCCGGGTCTCCAACCAGGGGCGCATCGAGGCAGCCGGCATGGCGCTGGTCGACGGCAACGTCGACAACGCATCGCTGCACCTGAGCCTGTCCGTGGACGAGTACCTGCGCCGGCCGCTGGCCGCCCCCATCGTGCTGCGGGCTACCGACAGCCGTGCGCAGCACGTCATCCCGGCGTTCTGGAAATTCCATACGCTGTACGAATTCCTGGACTTCCTGCTGTCGAACAACGAGCCCAGATACATCTGGGGCTACTACCGCACCTGGCCGGAATGGGCATTCCAGACGTTGCGCAATCTCGACCTGGGCTATGCCGGCGCGCCCGACCCGACGGCGCCGCCGGTGCCCCGCCCGCCCGTACTCGACCCGCAGGCCAAGGCGAGCACCACCCCGGCCGCCCAGGCGCTCGTCGCGCAATACCACAAGGACCTGGCCGAATACGCCACGGCGCTCGAGGCCGCGCAGCGAGCCGAGGCGATACGAACCGCGCGGCAGCGCGTGGACGGGGCGCTGCGAGCCCGCTACGGCGAGAAGCTGGCGCAGCTGGAGACCCGCACCCCCGAGGTGGATGCGGCGGTCGCCGCACTGGCGCAGACGATTTTCGACGCACGCGCCAAGCCCGCCGCCGAGGTCGAGAAACTGATCGCCGCCGCCCTTTGCTCCCCCCGGGCGCAGGCCTGCGCCGCCGGCACCGCGCGTATCGCGCAACTGCTCGACCAGGCCTCCCTGCCGCCCAGGCGGCCTGCCGTGGCGCTGTTCGCCCAGGCCATGGCGGCGGTGCTCGGGCCGGACTGGCACGGCCCGGTCGGGCACGCCACCCTGATGGCGCGCTACGCCGACTTCAAGCGCCGCGTCGCCACCCAGGGACGCGCAGCCGGCGGCGAACTGGCCTTCTATCCGGCGCAACAGACCGTGCTGGCCGGCGGGGCCGGCCTGGTACTGTCGGGCGGGCGCGTCACCAATGGCGAGAACGTCGCCGGCCTGCTGGCCCGGAACATGACGGTGCACATCGGCGAACAACGGATCGAGACGCCGCGCGGCTCCATCGACGCGATCCGCCATCCCGACGCCGGGCCTGCGGTGACAGTCAAGGACAGCATCCACGCCCTGCTGGAAAACCGGCGCCTGTTCGCGCGCACCGCGCCGGCGCGCGCCGCCGCCGGGCCAGGCGGGCCCGACGTGCCGGCCACGCCGCCCGGCCTGCCCCAACCCCTGTACGAAACGCGCCTGAGCTATCTCGACCAAAGCCACTATTACGGCTCCCAGTATTTCTTCGACCTGATCCGCTACCGGCCGGACCGACCACTGCGGACCATCGGCGACAATTATTTCGAGACCCGGCTGATCCGCGAACAGATCGCGCGCGCCATGGGCGGCCACGAATACCGCAACGCCGTGCGCGGCCTGGCGCTGGTGCAGTCGCTGATGGATGCGGCGCCGCTGGCGGCCGCCGAGCTGGGGCTGCGCGTGGGCCAGGCGCCGACCGCCGAACAGTTGGCGCGCGCCACCCGCGACTTCGTGTGGTACGTACGGGAAACGGTCGACGGCCAGGAGGTGCTTGTGCCGCGGGTATACCTGACTCGCGCGACGCGGACGGCCGCGAGCGCCACGCGCGAGGCCGGCGGCGCGCTCATGGCGTCGGCGGGCACGGTGCTCGCCGACACCGGCGGCGCGGCGATCGAATCCGGCAATGCGGCATTCCTCGGCAAGGACGTCATCCTGGATGCTGCGGGCGGCGCTGTCCGCCTGATCAACGACAAAGGTATCGCCGGCGGCGCGCGGGCGCTGGGCACGCTGGCCATACGTGGCGGCGACATCGCGATACAGGGCGGCCTGCTGGACGCCGCGCAGGCCTACCTCACGGGCGAGCGGGTCAGCCTGGCCGCCAGCGCGCGCTACGATGCGCACGGCCGGCTGGTATCGCGCCACGACGCGCGCCTGAACGGCCGCGCCGATGCCGCGGGCCTGTTGTACATTGCCGCCAAACGGCTGGACAGCGCCGGCGCGACGCTGTCGGGCGACCATGTCCGCCTGGAGGCGGACAAGGTCCGGCTGGGCGGCCTGTATGACGTCGACAGCAGCTACTCGCAAACCAGCAGGTACGGCCTGGGCAAGGCTTGGTGGCTTCTGTCCTCGCAGACGGAAACCGCCACGGCCAGCCACGCGCGCTTCCAGGGCACGACGCTGGAGGGCGCGATATTGAGCGGGCGCGCCACGGACATGGATATCGAGGGCAGCAGCGCCCGCTTCCAGCAGACCGACCTGCAGGTCGCGCACGATTTCAAGGCTCGCGCCGCCGCCGATTACGCGTACGCCGAGCGCGCAAAGCGGGTCGATCAACTGTTCCTCAGATTGTCCGCCGGCGCCGGCGGCTACGAGGCCGGCATCGACCTGAGCGCGCAAGGCGGCCTGCAAGCGCACGCCGGGCGGGGCCAGACCGCCGGCGCCCATGCCTCGGCCGGGTTCGAATCGACGCGCGAATACGAAAGGTCGCGCATGACCCACTATCGCAATGCCGATCTCAATTTCGGCGCGGGCTTGCTGGCGGTGGGCAACACGGCCGATCTGGGCGGCGCCGACATCAACCGCGACCGCTACGGCCAGGGCGCGAGCACGGCGTCGGATGCCATCCCCGGCGATTTGCTGCGCATCCGCGCCGCGCGCGTGGCCGCCACCAAGTATCTCGACGTCACCGACAGTCTCACGGCCAGCAGTTACCTGCGCGCCAGCATCGATGGCGCGCTGACCTCGAGCGTGGCGACCGCCGCCACCCGCCTGGGCGATACGCTGGCCGAGGCCCGGCAGGAAAACAGCCAGGTGCACGCCGGCCAGATGGCCCTGCAAATGGCGGGCGAAGCGACACAGCTCGCGACCGCCGACACCGCGGCGCTCAGCATCAGCGCAACCTTCGCGGCGGGTTACGCCGACTCGCACAGGAATACGCAGACCGAGAACACGAACTACTTCGGCGGCAACCTCGACATCCGGGCCACCGAACAGGACATCGACCTGGCCGGAACGAAGTTCAGCGGCGCCGACTGGCTGGCGCTGTCGGCCCGGCGCGACATCAACGTCCGCGCTGCCGCCAGCCGCTACCAGGAATCGGGCGAACAGCACGACCTCCAACTGCACCAGACCATCAACGCCGGCGCGAACGCCATGCAGGCCGCGGCAGGCGTCGGCGTAACCGCGGGCCTGAGCGGCTCGCACATGGTCCGCCACGGTGCCGGACAGACTTACGAAGGCTCGGCGCTGCGCGCCACGCAGCTGCACCTACAGGCGCGCGACCTCAATCTCGACGCGTCGATGGCCCAGGCGACCCGCATGGACCTGCATGTGGCGCGCGACCTGAATGCCATCTCGCGGCAGGACGAGCAGCGATTCGCGCAGACCGGCGGCAACTGGGAGGTCTCGCTGGGCGCGGCGATCCAGAACCGGACGCTCGTGGCGCCGGTCGGTACGATCGGGGCGGGCGTGCGGCACGAGCACGACTACCAGGCCTTGACGCAAAACGGCCAGGCGGGCCTGCTGGCCTCCCAGGGCTTGCGCGCGACGGTGGGGCGAGACGCCCGGCTGCGCGGCGCTATCATCGCCGATGCGTCCAACCAGGGCGGCATGGACATCGCCGGCCGGATTCACGCCGAGGCCCTGCATGACTATCGCGACAAGGATGGATTCGAGACCGGCGCGAGCGTCGGCATATCGTCGACCACGCTCAACCCCACCCTCTCATTGACGCTGGGCCGCCCGGCCGTCGAACAATACCGGGCCGTGCGGCAGGCCACCATCGCCATGGGCGCCGCGCCGGGCGCGCCACGCTATACCGCGCGGGGCGGCGTGTCGGGCCGGTTGAATACCGACTCCGGCCAGGCCGTCGTCGTGCAGCGCGCCGAGCGCTGGGCATCTGCGCGCACCGAGTTCTCGTTCGACCAGCCATCGCGCCGCGACAAGGCCGACAGCGGCTCCCCTGGCGCGCGACCTGCCCACCCGGGCGCTGCAAAAGCGCCCGCGCTGCCGCTCGCGCGCCCATTGACAAGCGTCCTGGCAGGCCCATCGTCGACAAGCCCGACGGCCAACCCGGCGGCGGCGCCCGGCATCGCCGCGCAACCGGCCCCCGCTTCGCCAGGCCGCGACGCCCCCAAGCCGGACCCCTACGCCAACCGGGTCATCGTCCAGCTGGCGCAGGACGACGTCGCCACCCAGGCCGCGCAGGCGCTGTTTCACAAGCATGCGGAGCAATCCGACTGGTACCGGCAGGCGGACGACGGCAGCCTGCACCCCGTGCATCCGTTGCGCGCGGCCGCGGCCGGCCCTACCAAGATCCAGCTCGTCGGCCACGGCTCGGCGGACCGGCAAGCCTTGAGCGGGCACGACGGCCATGCCGTCGCCGGCATCGTCCAGCAACTGCGGGAGCGCCTGCCGCCCGCTGCGGCGCTGGCAAAGGTGGCGCTGGTGGGCTGCGACACGGACTGCGCCAGCGGCGCCAGCCTGCGCGGCGATGTCGCGCAACGCCTGGCGGCCGACGGGGCGCAACCGGCGCCTGCCGTAAGCGGCTACATCGGCCGCCTCGAGGTTGACGCCGCGGGCCGCAAGCACGCCGTGGCGCAGGGCGGCCTGGGCGACGTGGATCCCGAGGCGCGCGCGCAAGGCACGCAGCCCGTGCCACGGGTGTTTTCCCACGGCCCCGTCAACATCGCGCAAAGCGGGCAGGCCCGGCAATTGGTCATCGATGGCCACGGCAGCTGGGTGCGGCCCGACCGCGCCGTCGCGCCCAGCTACAGCGGCACGGTGCGCCTGCCCGCCGGCACACGCATGCATTTCTACTCGGACGACGGACAGATGGTCAGCGCGATTCCATTGCGCAATATCCCCGACAATCCGGAGCGGGCCTGGCGCGCGCAGCCGTTCAGCGAGCGGATTTCCTCCGAGCGCATACGGCGCGTGGCCAACGCGGCCAAGGTGCCGTTCGACGTCGCGCGCCAGGAGTTCGAAACCTCGACCCAGGTACGGGAAATCGCCGCGCCGGGCACCGCGGTCAAGAACTACCTGCTCACGCCGATCGATCCGCAGCGCGATGCCGCCCTGGCGTTCCACCAGTCGCGCAGCCAGGCCGACGTGGATCTCGCGTCAGCGGCGCCCGGCAAGGGCGCATTGTTGTCGGACCTGCTGCTTGCCGTCGCGGCCTCCGGACATTCGTACCCCCTGATCCATTACACCTGCTGCCGGGGAGAGTTCCAGCGGCCCGGATCGGATACCCCGAGTCCGCAACTGCCGCCGCACGAATTGCTGATCCGATCCTGGCTGGCCAGCTCGGCGCCCGTGCACGCCCTGCCCCTGCCGCCCTCGTCGCGCGGGACACTGCCCGGCGCCGACCCCTACGCGCTGCGCAGCATCGTGCAGCTCGGCACGGACGCGGCGACGGCACGAGCGGCCGCGGCGCTGCATGGAAAGCACCCCGCCAACAGCAACTGGTATCTCCAGACCAGGGATGGCGGGCTCGAGCCCGTACGCCAGGCTGCCGGCCCGGCCGCCGGCCCGCACAAGGTCCAGTTCGTCGGCCACGGCGACGTCTACCATGGCGTGCCGCTATTGGGCGGCAACGCCGCGGCAACGCTGGCGGACCTGCTGAACCAGGTGGAACAGCACAGCCCGGCCGGCGCCCGGTTGGACAAAATCGCGCTGGTGGGCTGCGACACCGACTGCACAGGCCGCCCCAGCCTGCGCGAACCCTTCCGGCAGTCGCTAGCCGCCCGCCCCGACGCGCCCGCCCTGACCGTCACGGGCTACATCGGACGCATCGACGTCGACAGCGCGGGGCGCAAGCGCCGCGTCGCCACGGGCGGCCTTGGCGATCGGCCGCCCGCCGACGAGCCTGCCTCGCCGCGTCCGCCCGCGCAGCCCGCGGCGCCCGGCCCTGGCGCGGCCACGCCCTCCTCCGCCCCGTCCGCGCCCGTGGCGGCGCGGCTGTTCACGCATGGCCCCATCACACTGTCGCAAAGCGAAAACGCCCGCCAACTGCTCATCCAGGGCCACTCCGGCTGGACCCGTCCGCCGGCCGGAACGTCCGGCGCCGGCGAGATCCCGGCGGGCTGGCTGCGGCTGCCGTCCGGCACCCGCATGCACTTCTACAGCGTGGACAACCAGCAGACATCGGGCGTGCCGGTACAGGCGATTCCACGCAATCCCGAACTGGCCTGGCTAGGTGTGAACTGTCAATAG
- a CDS encoding IS481-like element IS481 family transposase — protein MNTHKHARLTFLRRLEMVQQLIAHQVCVPEAARAYGVTAPTVRKWLGRFLAQGQAGLADASSRPTVSPRAIAPAKALAIVELRRKRLTQARIAQALGVSASTVSRVLARAGLSHLADLEPAEPVVRYEHQAPGDLLHIDIKKLGRIQRPGHRVTGNRRDTVEGAGWDFVFVAIDDHARVAFTDIHPDERFPSAVQFLKDAVAYYQRLGVTIQRLLTDNGSAFRSRAFAALCHELGIKHRFTRPYRPQTNGKAERFIQSALREWAYAHTYQNSQHRADAMKSWLHHYNWHRPHQGIGRAVPISRLNLDEYNLLTVHT, from the coding sequence ATGAACACCCATAAGCATGCCCGATTGACCTTCCTACGTCGACTCGAAATGGTCCAGCAATTGATCGCCCATCAAGTTTGTGTGCCTGAAGCGGCCCGTGCCTATGGGGTCACCGCGCCGACTGTGCGCAAATGGCTGGGCCGCTTCCTGGCTCAGGGCCAGGCGGGCTTGGCCGATGCGTCCTCGCGCCCGACGGTCTCGCCCCGAGCGATTGCGCCGGCCAAGGCGCTGGCTATCGTGGAGCTGCGCCGCAAGCGGCTGACCCAAGCGCGCATCGCCCAGGCGCTGGGCGTGTCAGCCAGCACCGTCAGCCGCGTCCTGGCCCGCGCCGGTCTGTCGCACCTGGCCGACCTGGAGCCGGCCGAGCCGGTGGTGCGCTACGAGCATCAGGCCCCCGGCGATCTGCTGCACATCGACATCAAGAAGCTGGGACGTATCCAGCGCCCTGGCCACCGGGTCACGGGCAACCGACGCGATACCGTTGAGGGGGCCGGCTGGGACTTCGTCTTCGTGGCCATCGATGACCACGCCCGCGTGGCCTTCACCGACATCCACCCCGACGAGCGCTTCCCCAGCGCCGTCCAGTTCCTCAAGGACGCAGTGGCCTACTACCAGCGCCTGGGCGTGACCATCCAGCGCTTGCTCACCGACAATGGCTCGGCCTTTCGCAGCCGCGCCTTCGCCGCGCTGTGCCATGAGCTGGGCATCAAGCACCGCTTTACCCGACCTTACCGCCCACAGACCAATGGCAAGGCCGAACGCTTCATCCAGTCGGCCTTGCGTGAGTGGGCTTACGCTCACACCTACCAGAACTCCCAACACCGAGCCGATGCCATGAAATCCTGGCTACACCACTACAACTGGCATCGACCCCACCAAGGCATCGGGCGCGCTGTACCCATCTCCAGACTCAACCTGGACGAATACAACCTATTGACAGTTCACACCTAG